One Aegilops tauschii subsp. strangulata cultivar AL8/78 chromosome 2, Aet v6.0, whole genome shotgun sequence genomic window, tggcgtcgacggcggctccggtggcgttgaTGAGGCCGCGCGGCTCCGTGGCGTTGGGGGAGGCTCCGGTGGCGTCGACGGCGCACGGCTCTGGTGGCTCCGGGGGCGTCGACGTCGGCAGGAGACGCcggcgaagtggggcgacggcgaatcggggagacggcggcggggtgggtcgagggatttgggggagaagtggtggccgggggAAACGGTTTTTTGGTTAAGTCAAAATTAGTGGTAGCGTGTTTCGCAAAACGCGCTGTAGCTAAGGTAGCTATAGCGGTTTTtacaaaacgcgctactgctatagctatgtaattttctcccattttttgatttccttttctgtttctaTAGCGGGGTCTAGAAAACGCGCTGCAGCTATGTTAGCTATAGCGCCTCTTACGAACACACGCTACAGCTATGCCTTTCTCCGTTTTTTCGctttttcatttattttgctttacattttatttttttctttctcctttttctatttctttcattttcatttacttttctatctgttttcattttattttatttcctttagcagtagcgctcttcgCAGGAAACGCGCTACTACTTATGCCCTAGCGGTAGCGCGCTTCCTCAAAGCCCGCTACTGCTATGCGTAGCCTATCGTTCTACCAATGGGAatattagtagtagcgcttttacagctacacgcgctactgctacgatTGTATCTGTAGCGCGGTTTTTTCTCAATCGCTACTGCTATCTAGCACTAGCGCCCTTTTTTGACCCGCGCTGTTGCTAAatttctgtgtataaggttttccctagtagtgatgtAAGATGTGAAGTGAAATATAAAATAAGAAAAAGACAATATGCCATCTAACTAGCCCGTGCGAATGCACGGGTTGACGGCTAGTATCTATAATTTACATAGTAGACACGATTGAGTATTCATATGAACATTTTAAAAATTTAAATTACGAATATTTTTGATTATACAAATGTTGAAAGATACATATGTTCGTATAATTATTGAAGCATTTGTAATTATACTGTTTATGTATATAATTCTATTATGCAACAAATAATTACATTTTAAATTACGAATATTAATGTTCTATTGTTTAAATTATACAAACATTTTTATAATTCATAAATATGTTCGTATAAGTATTGAAGCATTTGAAAACTAATTTATTTGTTTTAGATTTATATAATGTTTATACATCGAAAATATTTGACAGTTATTTTATTACTGAGGTTATAATTTTTACATACCTTTTACAAATATCCAAAAGAAACAAGCAGGTCCAAATGGGCCACACAAACTGCAGCCAATTTTCGCTCCAAGGGCTCCTATTACATTATGCGTAGTATCTAGGACCGAATTTGTGATAGCCATAGGGTGCTTGCTCAATACCCGGAGCACtcgttttttgttttgttttttcaGAAAAATTGAAATGCCACTTCTCCAACATCGAGAGGGTTTTCACAAAAAAACAGGCCATACTCCCCCTCTGTGTCTTCCAATCGCCGGCAGCGGGCTCCACACCACGCTGGCACGCCTAGTCAGGGGCTTGGGCATACACAAACGTGATTTACACCGTATTTGCCTATCCAAGTCAACTTCTTATTGCGCCTGTTCAATGTATGCCACAAGTTTTAGAATTAAAGTGATCGTTTGTGCCAAGTTCGAACACCATCGATGCCATCAGATCTAATCACGCTATGATTCGTGTTTTGTCGATGTGGTGAGCTTTGTAGCGACATGGCGCAGACCGTGTGTTGTTGGGCTAGCGGCACATTTAGACATcagctcggctcattcccgcaacccatggcgtggcgtggcgtggcgggcggcggcgaagCGCGCGTgaatgtccctcttgttctcatgcttaTACATGTGGGGAAACAACCTCCCTTATAATCCAACTCCTATCAAACTAGCAATGTGAGACTAAACTTTGattccacctcttgccttgcacgaatgggctgagTCGGCCTCTAgcatttattaggaatttctgaaattgCTATTGGACTAGCCCAAAAATAGATTAAATTCCAGCAAACAGATCAGCGATCAAAGACCGGCATAGTAATTCTTTTGTCCAACTGAATTTGGTGTACCCTAGAAAAACCGAATTTGCTGCAGGATCGATACATTAGAAAATACTTGCTCGACAAGAGCATTTCAAACACTTCATGACTTTGGGTAGGGCAGTTGGTGACCATGGTTTTTGGCAAGCATCATACACACCCACTCATTATGCACACTTGAGATATGGTTAGCGACACATTGGTGGTATCCACAGTACAGTCGTGCATTACCGTTCGCTCGTCCGACACCTTCTAGAAAAAAACCATAGTTTGTTCCCAGACATGAAAATCGTTGATCCCCAGTTTCAGTTATTAATATCAAATTCCAATTTATATTCTTATACACAATAATCAAGATAATTAGGATGAAAATACACTTTCATGTACCATCCCCAAGGCAACCTATTGAGTACAAGACACATCTAGATTGATCAATGAAATCAACAAAGTTAATTAAACAGGCACAACGTGTATGCCGTCGTCTGCGTTGACCGTTGTAGCTTCATCATCCAGAGTCTGACCTTCTTCTGTCTCTCCAGTAATCTCCTCAAGAGATTTACCCATGGTTTCCGGCAATAGAAGAGTGAACATAATGCCAACTAGATTGCAACCAACAAGGACAAACAGCAAGGTCCTGAATTGGTTCCTCAACAAGTGGAAGGCAAACACGCCGACGACGGCGCCGATCTTCCCGACCGCACCTGATATACCATGGCATGTGGAGCGCAACCGTGCCGGGAAGAGTTCTGCTGGAAGGATGAAAGTCGTAGTGTTTGGCCCAAAGTTGGCGAAGAAAAAGGTGAAGCCATACAGGACGGCGAATCCATATTTGTTTCTGTTGCATTCTAGCCATTTAGGATAAGGGATGGCAAGGCAAAGTTGAAAGACCGTCATCATGGTGAAGCCGAGCAATTGGATTTTCACGCGTCCTATGCGGTCAATGAAGGCCACCGCGAAGAAGTACCCTGGCAATGTACATGCCGCTGCGATGGCCGTGTGCACTCCAGTGATGCGTATCGTTCGCTTGAACGGATTGTCGGATTTATGATATCCTGGCGCCACAGGTGGGCTAGCCATTTGACAATATACCTTAAGAAGGTCATCGTCAATGTCAAGCAGCCTGACTTTAGTAAAGATGTCCTTCATAAACATGTTGAGGGAGTAGAAGGTGACGTCAAGGACGAACCAGCAGACGGCGGTGCTAAGGAGGTGGAGCCCGTGACGGCGGAGGAACTCTGAGGAGAAGAGGCCATATTGGTCCTGGCTGGCGAGCTCGTTGACGCCGTCATCTTCAGGAACGATGGGCATGTGGAGGACGGCAGACATGTCTGATGCGGCCATCTTTGCATCCTTGGCTATGAGGGCGGTGTACCGTGCCGTCTCTGGCATCTTCATGCGCCAGTAGTAGGTGAGGAGTGCAGGAATGGCACCAAACATGAGAACAATGCGCCAGACATAATCAATTTTGTCCTGCGATGAGTTCACGAAGGCTGCTGATGTGATCGTGCCAACTAGCCCCGCAGCAACGTTTCCGAAACCCTGGAATTAGTTGGAAATAAAGTTTGGTGAATGTAGAACTCATATACACGTATGTAAGGCAGGTCAGACAGGGAGgccataatcctcttcctttatACATCTAAACATATACTAGATTCTTACTTGCATGGCGAAAACGGCGGCCATGAAGGCACCGCGGGTCCTCTTGCTAGCATACTCAGACATGATGGTGGCCGACAGCGGGTAGTCGCCGCCGATACTGAAGCCTAGCCAGAAGCGGAAGAAGCAGAGTGTGGTCACGACGCTTTTGTTAGTGCTCTTGCCGAAGGTGAAGCCGGAGGCGAGGGAGCAGAAGATCATGAGGAGCAGAGTGACGCCATATATGCGCTTCCGGCCCATCTTGTCGCCGAGCCAGCCGAAGACGAGCTGCCCAGGCACAGTGCCGCAGAGGGAGACGGCGTTGATGAGGACGGGGAGGTAGTCTCCTCTCTGGCCATCTGGGTAGTACCTGTGGTCGATGAGGTCGGCGACAAGGGAGATGGTGAAGAGGTCGTAGGCGTCGGTGAAGAAGCCCATGCCGGCGATCACGATCGCCATGAAGTGGTACAGCTGCGTCCTCGCCACGTCCAGTGCCTGCAGCACCCTCAGCTGCTGGTTGCGAGCCATGGTTCCTTGCTACTCTCCTGCCGTTCGGTGTTGTTGCAGTGATATTCTTCCCGGTAGATAtctactcctatatatatatatatatgacatgGTACGTTGCTATCACGCAGTTAAGGTTTAGTTCAATTATTAGTGTTCTGGTGCTACTAATAATTAGTTTGTTTTCCTAAGAGAGTTCATGGTCTTACTACTTAGTTTATTTTCCTAAGACAGTTCATGGTTGTCTCCTAAGGGACATATGTTGCCCTGCATGCGTTGCCAAGATGTTAGAATATGATTGTGCACCAAGACACTAGCATAAGGTTAACTGCAAAGATCCGAGACCATGTTGGATGTGTAGCTGCATCGTCCAGATGGCCACAAGGTTTAGAGGAATAAATATTTGAGAAACGGCCGAAATCTCCATGCGCTATCTGATGCAAACTCATGAAACTAAAAATCTAAAAGAACTCATGGAACTGAAAGACTAATGGTGAATGTATTCTTGACATTGTGGAAAAAAATATGTCACTGGAATACTATTTAACCTGTGGATCTAGTGAAAATTACGTACTTGATCTTTATTTAACCTGTGGAATACTATTTAACCTGTGGAGTATGTGAGCGACGAAGTTGGCAGGAATCTGCCGCCGGTCTTCGTACGTACGAACCACGAAGTCTAGCTTGGACGGCAGGAACCAACTAGTAATAATTAATTTTTTTGTGTTCATCCATGCAAGAAATGATTGGTGCGTCTTGAGAATATATTAGAGGGTCTGTGACACGCTGACGCGACATGTTGAGATCACACGCGTCTTAGGGTATATCCTCCGGAATCTGGTGCAGATTCCGGTTCCGTTAGACTGATATTACCAATGTAGTTGACTGCAACTTGCAAGCGATGGTGACTGCGGACCACGGAGACCAGCTGCGAGCGAGAACACCTCCTGTTGTGAGGTAGTGCAGCCCGGTGAAGTAGGTAGCTGGTCTGATTCTTTcatcccctttcccctctccccctCGCGTCGGCCCCGCGGTCGGCCGAGCGagccaaccctagccgccggccTCCCTCTTCCCCGTCTTGTctccctcccccgccgccgccggctagCGCCGCGAGGCAAAGCCCTGGCGGCGGCCGGAAGCTTTTCCCCCCTTTGCTCAGACAGGGGTTGGGGCGGGACCATCTGGCCGGGCGGTGGCGCCGTGCTCGCGAGGGGCCGGCGGCGTGGCAGCAGACGTGGGTGGTGACGGCGTGCGCGGCCGCGCAGGCGGCGGGGCCAAGTGCGCGAGCAGGCTGTGCGGCGGCTTCGCGCGGCGGCACTCTGGCGGATGCGGGCACCATCGGGTAGCCCAATCTGGCGGCCTGGCGGTCTGCGGGCGTCGTGGCGGCACAGTTTGGGGCGCTACGGGGTGCGGCAGCTCGCTCTTCGGGCGGGCGGCATGGTGGGCAGCGGACTCGGGCCGGCGGCCTGGATCTGGGGCTGATCTGGCAGGGTGGCGTAGTTCCGGCGAGGTGGTGCTGCTTGGGATCCCTCGGGCGGCTGCGGGGCACCCTGCTGCTCTTTGGCAGTGGTGGTCCATGCTTCAGGAGGTCGGTGCTGGCGATTTGTCTCTTCGGCTTGTCATGACGGTGCGGATCCGGTATGCGGTGGTGGATGTGGTTCGATGGCGCGTAGTTGTAGGGAGCCGACTTGGTCCGCACGGGGTGCAAGCTTATTCATTAGTGCTCTTCTTCCTTTTTGCGCGTTGGTGGCGTCGATCCGAGATTGCTCGTCGGGCGTCGCCATGTCGTCGTACAGATCAGCACCATTGACCACAGACATGGCGTCGTTCGAGCGTGCTCAACGGTGGCCGTCGGTAATCAACAGGTTGTCTCCCCCTGGTCCACCGGGACCGGATGGGGATACAGGCGTGGGCGCTTCCTACTGCGGAGGTGCCTCCCCAAACCCGATGGCTGATGCCGGGCTAGGAGTGAAAGGTGATCCCTTTCACTCTTACTAGTGTGGTCGAGTGCTCGTGACGGAGATGGTCGATGGTTCCTTGGGGCTtggatgccggggcggcggccccagACGGCGGGCCTCATGGTTGGCTTTCTAGCAGGCTTCATGGTTGCGGTGGTGGCTCCATCTTTAGGTCGTGAGGGCGACTAGGGATGTAGTGACGGGAGGCTCAGGTCTGCTCTAGCAGTGCCCAGATCTGGGGTGGGCAAGCTTGACCATCGTTGTGCTAGTGGCCGGGTCTCCTTGTGGTGGTGTAGGCGAGTGACCGAGTGAAAGCTCCGCGCTTCTGGTGCCGACGATGATGACGCCTatgtgaaagtgctagttatcgactagagggggggtgaataggcaatttttatgaaagtcttcaaaacacagGGGCTTTGAAGACAGACAGTAGATATGagcctattgatatgcagcggaaggtaaactacactagacaagccatagtcaagtaagcaataaAGTGAAAGCACGTAGACTATCgacagctaggtagtatggatcaggatggaagatagtatgaagccaaacaacaatagtcgtcacacagtgaagtcaatcagatcaagcaagcaggcaatgacttcacgaagacaaactgtaagtaaagagaggtaagagatagaactagttgcttggtgaggacagggatttgttggaccagttccagttgctgtgacaaccgtacgtctggttagggagactgagattcaactcagaagaccgcgtcttcaccttattccccttgagctaaggacacttagtccttgcccaatcactctggtaagtcttcaaggtagacttccaaaccttcatagacttcgttcatcggcaatccacaatgaatCTTGGATGCtaagaacgcgacgcctaaccggctggaggattcacagtcctcaagtgtaacaagtcttcaagTCACGTGGACAGAAAGAcatcagtgatgcctaacactctttggcaatgggtgttttgggctttgtcctcgcaaggatctctctctcaaatgcttcggaggtgggttgctctcaaacaacaaaagccgtgtactaactctgagcagccactaatttatggtgtagggggtgggctatttatagccaggaggcaacccgacccgatttgtctgaaatgaccctgggtcactaaggaactgacacgtgtccaacggtcagatttcaaacacacgcagcagcttgacttgggctacaagaaAAGCTGACTCATctagctctggataagatttgctctcattgtcttcactcgaagacaaaggatttggttgagcatcacttcagtcactctgactttgttcacttggaccccagttaacagtgcggtggttcctatgactcaacaaagaagaaaaggaaccTACTAAataactatgtcttcgcactccatagtcttcatgcgatgtcttctcatgtcatagtcttcaatgtgaatctCTTCACGGACCACCATTGTCtgcaatgtcttcatacatttttaggggtcatctctggtaggtaaacggaatcaatgagggactactacctgtgttatcctgcaattctcacaaacacattagtccctcaaccaagtttttcgtcaatactccaaaaccaactaggggtggcactagatgcacttacactatGGGTGCTGCTTGCTTCTTGAAGACGGCGTTGTGGATCCCGTACCTGTGCGAGGGCTTACGGTGAAAACCGTTGTCTGTTCTTAGACTCAGCAGCGACGACGCTTCGCGCCGTAACTCTCCTGGGGCGTTGTCTTTGAGCTTAGGTGTCCTGTCCGAGCCTCGGCGAGGTGTTAGGATTGTTCTAGGCTTATGTTTTATCTGTTGATCTGCTGTGTACGAGGGCCTCCCTACCATATTGTATCGTCCGGCCATGTACTCTGGTTCATTGCTTTATTTATAAAACGTGGTGAAAGCCTATTTCGAGAGAGAAGTAAGAAGCTAGTGTGCATCCAGCAAGAagctacaccctctgttcctaaGTATATGTCGTTTTTGCAGTTTAATACTAATAGAGGCTGTAGTACTATTGAAGTTAAAAGATGATGTTTCTGTTGACAAAGGCGCTGCCGCTCGCCAGAAATGAAGTCCTAGTACTGGAGCACGAGGTAGATGGTCGAGTCAAGGCATA contains:
- the LOC109747370 gene encoding putative inorganic phosphate transporter 1-13, whose protein sequence is MARNQQLRVLQALDVARTQLYHFMAIVIAGMGFFTDAYDLFTISLVADLIDHRYYPDGQRGDYLPVLINAVSLCGTVPGQLVFGWLGDKMGRKRIYGVTLLLMIFCSLASGFTFGKSTNKSVVTTLCFFRFWLGFSIGGDYPLSATIMSEYASKRTRGAFMAAVFAMQGFGNVAAGLVGTITSAAFVNSSQDKIDYVWRIVLMFGAIPALLTYYWRMKMPETARYTALIAKDAKMAASDMSAVLHMPIVPEDDGVNELASQDQYGLFSSEFLRRHGLHLLSTAVCWFVLDVTFYSLNMFMKDIFTKVRLLDIDDDLLKVYCQMASPPVAPGYHKSDNPFKRTIRITGVHTAIAAACTLPGYFFAVAFIDRIGRVKIQLLGFTMMTVFQLCLAIPYPKWLECNRNKYGFAVLYGFTFFFANFGPNTTTFILPAELFPARLRSTCHGISGAVGKIGAVVGVFAFHLLRNQFRTLLFVLVGCNLVGIMFTLLLPETMGKSLEEITGETEEGQTLDDEATTVNADDGIHVVPV